One Leopardus geoffroyi isolate Oge1 chromosome C1, O.geoffroyi_Oge1_pat1.0, whole genome shotgun sequence DNA segment encodes these proteins:
- the WASF2 gene encoding wiskott-Aldrich syndrome protein family member 2, whose translation MPLVTRNIEPRHLCRQTLPSVRSELECVTNITLANVIRQLGSLSKYAEDIVGELFTQANTFASRVSSLAERVDRLQVKVTQLDPKEEEVSLQGINTRKAFRSSTIQDQKLFDRNSLPVPVLETYNTCDTPPPLNNLTPYRDDGKEALKFYTDPSYFFDLWKEKMLQDTKDIMKEKRKHRKEKKDNPNRGNVNPRKIKTRKEEWEKMKMGQEFVESKEKLGPSGYPPTLVYQNGSIGSVENMDGSSYPPPPQSDSTSPPSPSFSEDSLPPPPVEFSCPADSNQRGSGLAGPKRSSVVSPSHPPPAPPLGSPPGSKPGFAPPPAPPPPPPVMGVPPPPPPGGFGSPGTPPPPSPPSFPPHPNFAAPPPPPPPPAADYPTLPPPPLSQPVIGAPPPPPPPPPPGPPPLPFSGVDDQPVAPPPLADATKPKSSLPPVSDARSDLLSAIRQGFQLRKVEEQQEQEKRDVVGNDVATILSRRIAVEYSDSEDDSSEFDEDDWSD comes from the exons GTAAATATGCAGAGGACATTGTTGGAGAGCTCTTTACTCAGGCAAATACCTTTGCCTCTCGGGTAAGCTCCCTTGCTGAGAGGGTCGACCGCCTACAAGTTAAAGTCACTCAGCTGGATCCCAAGGAAGAAGAAG TGTCACTGCAAGGAATCAACACCCGAAAGGCCTTCAGAAGCTCTACCATTCAAGACCAGAAGCTTTTCGACAGAAACTCTCTCCCAGTACCTgtcttagaaacatataacacCTGTGATACTCCTCCGCCTCTCAACAATCTTACCCCTTACAG GGACGATGGGAAAGAGGCACTCAAATTCTACACAGACCCTTCGTACTTCTTTGATCTTTGGAAGGAGAAGATGCTGCAGGACACCAAGGATatcatgaaagagaagagaaagcataGG aaagaaaagaaagataatccAAATCGAGGGAATGTAAATCCACGTAAAATCAAGACACGTAaggaagagtgggagaaaatGAAGATGGGACAAGAATTTGTGGAATCCAAAGAAAAGCTGGGGCCTTCTGG GTATCCGCCCACCTTGGTGTACCAGAATGGCAGTATTGGCTCTGTTGAAAATATGGATGGAAGCAGCTACCCACCACCACCGCAGTCAGATTCCACTTCtccaccttctccttccttctctgaggACAGCTTGCCTCCCCCACCCGTAGAATTCAG CTGCCCCGCAGACAGCAACCAAAGAGGGTCCGGTTTAGCTGGACCCAAAAGATCCAGTGTGGTCAGCCCAAGCCATCCACCACCAGCGCCTCCGCTGGGCTCTCCTCCAGGCTCCAAACCCGGGTTTGCTCCACCACCtgctcctccacctccacctccagtgATGGGCGTTCCACCCCCACCACCGCCTGGAGGATTTGGCTCTCCGGGGACCCCACCACCACCTTCACCCCCATCTTTCCCACCTCACCCCAATTTTGCTgcccctccgcctcctcccccaccgcccGCAGCTGACTACCCGACTCTGCCACCACCTCCCTTGTCCCAACCAGTGATAGGcgcacctcctcctccccctcctccccctcctccggggccccctcctctccctttcagTGGTGTGGATGACCAGCCTGTTGCACCCCCACCACTTGCCGATGCCACCAAGCCTAAGTCCTCCTTGCCTCCTGTGAGCGATGCCCGCAGTGACTTACTTTCAGCCATACGTCAAG gcTTTCAGCTGCGAAAGGTTGAGGAGCAGCAGGAACAAGAGAAGCGGGATGTTGTGGGCAACGATGTGGCCACCATCTTGTCACGTCGAATTGCTGTGGAGTACAGTGACTCGGAAGATGATTCCTCTGAGTTTGATGAGGACGACTGGTCGGATTAA